TTGTGCTTTCATGTGAAAGCATTGTAGTCAGTTGCCTTCAATCGGGCAATCCTTTATAGCCAAACCCTATTCCGGGTCGTATCAGGTTCTGCCGGTTTTTCAGGAGCGGGCAACGTAATCGCCGGTGGTGCCGCTTGTTGTCCATCGGGTTTCAGGTCTGGTATGGCGCCGAATGACGGTAAATCCTGAAAAAACTGTTGGAAGAATTCATCATTCAACGGGCTGTTTTTGAAAAACGGATCATCGAACGGATCTTTACCACCGAACGGTGAATGACCAAACGGAAAATCGTTGCCAAAGACATTGCCAAACAATGCATCCGGCCTCATTTCCAGTGCCTGCAACACCGCCTGCTTGCGCTCTTCCGGCAAGTTCACTTGCGCCAGTTGCTGGCGGATTTCTTCCTTGCTGCCTTCAAAAGTGAACTTGCGGGTAGCGTTAGCCTGATCCTGATAATTGATTTCCGCGTGGAAACGCCCATCCGGTAAGGTGTAGACCTGCACGGCCTGCGACTGTAGCTGAATGTTGGGGGTAATGAGCGGTTGCTGGTTCTGAAACGAGTCATTTGCCCAGGTTAAACTGCTTAACAGGGTCGTCACAATCAATGCTGAAAGGTGTTGTGCTTTCATAGGTCATGCCTCATTACGTCACAAAGGCCAAGGTTGATGAATGTTACCCATCATTTTAAGCAGGGCAGACATCAGGTAAAGTTACGAAATGTTAAGGTGTATTCGCTTAAATCGTAAACACATCCCCCAGCACCCCATCCTCCTCACGCTTACGCGCTGCTGCTGCATTGTCATACACCACCAACAACGCGGTTTCGGCATTATCTTGCGTAAACAAGCACATGCCTTCCGCGTGATCATTGCCGTAACCGTGCGGAATATCCGCCACCACCTCCAGCACAGCGCGAGGAATCAGGCTTTCCCCATTCGGCTTTGCCCCACCCTGCCAACGGTAAACCCGCACCGGGCCATCCAGACTCATGGTCGGCCCTGCCAAAATCAGCAAATTCGCGCCTTGCACGCACAAATCGCGGATACCTAAACCATCCAATTGCAGGAAATGCTTGCGGTAAGGGCGGTCTTCTTCGCCAATACGCGCCAGCTTCAGCACGGTAGGATCGTCGTCATCTTCCACACACTCGATTTCCAGCAACACCGCCCAGCCGCGCAAAACCGGCCCGCGCAAACCGAGAAACAAGCGCTTGCCAATCACCGCCAAGCCTTCCACATCGAAGCCGTTATCTTTGCCGGGGATTTGCAGGAAAGGCTTGATATGCGGGTCATCGCGCAAGGCTTCCAGCAATGCATTGCCGTCAAGATGTAACGGCAAATGCGCTCCCGGTGCTTGCAATATCGGAAGACCACCGACGTGCGCCAAAGGAATTCGTGCGATCAAATAGCGGTTCGGGTCAGGCACGATAGCCCCTAAACGCTCAATGCCTTTGCTGGCTAATTTGCCCGTTTTAGGCTTGCTGCGCTTGAGGCTGTGCGAACCCACCACCCACAAATACCTATCGTGGTACGCCAAACCTTCCACATCGACTTCGTTATCGTCTGCATCCGCCGCGACCGGCAATGACAAATAATCGTGCAAAGCAAAGCGGGTATGCGCGGCGTACAGCGGGTTGCCATCCGCATCCGAGCCTTGGTAGCTGAGGCGTTCCAGATGAATGCTTTCGTCGTTGGCAACCCACAAGGTATCGCCGATTTGCACAATGGCAGACAGCGCATCGCGGCATTCCAGCGCAGATGGGGCGAATTTGAAGTGGACAGAATGCAACGCTCGATCTGCTTCTTTCCAAGATTTTTCCACGGATCACCTTTCAAATAAAGTCTGCATATTCTCGCAACGCATGGACGGTTTGCGGGAGTTGTTGTTTTTGCAATGTAGCAAGGAATTCTTCTGTGGTCTTGGGGGGATTTTTCAGGCTCTCACGCTGTAATTTCAGTGCTCGACACACAGTCGTTGGTGCAAGGTCAAGCTGGTAAGTAATGAAGTCATCGGGATGGATGATTTCAATGTCGAATTCCGCTAGATAAGCCGTGGGGAAATCTTTCAAATTCAGGGTAACAATCGCATTGGCATTGCTTTTAATCGCAGCCGCCAGTACGTGGCGGTCATTCGGGTCTGGCAATGTCAATGTGTCAATCAGGTATTCATAACCTGTTACTTTGGCATCCCGAACATGGGCATCCATCAAGTCGCGGATTTTTTCCAGCACCTTGCGATCACGCCCTTGTTTGCTGACCAGCGCACGAATCCATTCCTCATGAATCCTGTCTGTCCAATGGGCTTTGAACAAATCGGTCAATGCTAGATACATCAACAAATCCCGCAGGGGAGCTGGATACAACACACAAGCATCGTAGACCACTGAAAACTTGTTAGTCATCAGTTGTATCCCATATCCAGTTCCTGTGATTGGCTGACCAATTGGCTCAAGGCTTCAAGACGGTCTTTGTCCACTTGATCTTTGTATTTGAAGACATCTTCAGCCAGTACACGCCGATGACTGCCAACTTTACGAAACGGGATAATGTTTTGTTCCAATAAATTGATCAGGTACGGGCGGCTCACATTCAGGATGCTGGCTGCTTCTTGTGTGGTGAGTTCCGCATGGACAGGTACAACGGTAATGGCATTGCCTTTCGCCATTTCCGCCAAAATGTTGAGCAAAAGATGCAGGGCGTAACCCGGCACAATCAAATCTTCTGTTTTTTCCTGCCCCACATCACAAATTTTTAATTGCAGCCGATCTTTGTCGGCGTATTTTGCCAATACCCTGCTAGTCGTTTTTGCCTGTTGTGCATCTTCCTGTGTAGGAAGTCTGACTAAATTACCCATCATAGTTTATTCCTCTGCTTGAGCTTGGAAGCCTAGCACAAACGCAATAAACGCAACAGAACGATATTTACCCTCAGAACAGATCGAAACCACACACTTACAAATTCAAATTCACCAACAACCGCCCCTGAATCCGCCCCGCCAAAATATCCTTGGCAGCCTGCGGCACTTCTTCCAATGCAATCGCGCAACCCAGCTCAGCATACGCACTC
The DNA window shown above is from Candidatus Thiothrix sulfatifontis and carries:
- a CDS encoding DUF3616 domain-containing protein encodes the protein MEKSWKEADRALHSVHFKFAPSALECRDALSAIVQIGDTLWVANDESIHLERLSYQGSDADGNPLYAAHTRFALHDYLSLPVAADADDNEVDVEGLAYHDRYLWVVGSHSLKRSKPKTGKLASKGIERLGAIVPDPNRYLIARIPLAHVGGLPILQAPGAHLPLHLDGNALLEALRDDPHIKPFLQIPGKDNGFDVEGLAVIGKRLFLGLRGPVLRGWAVLLEIECVEDDDDPTVLKLARIGEEDRPYRKHFLQLDGLGIRDLCVQGANLLILAGPTMSLDGPVRVYRWQGGAKPNGESLIPRAVLEVVADIPHGYGNDHAEGMCLFTQDNAETALLVVYDNAAAARKREEDGVLGDVFTI
- a CDS encoding PIN domain-containing protein, with protein sequence MTNKFSVVYDACVLYPAPLRDLLMYLALTDLFKAHWTDRIHEEWIRALVSKQGRDRKVLEKIRDLMDAHVRDAKVTGYEYLIDTLTLPDPNDRHVLAAAIKSNANAIVTLNLKDFPTAYLAEFDIEIIHPDDFITYQLDLAPTTVCRALKLQRESLKNPPKTTEEFLATLQKQQLPQTVHALREYADFI
- a CDS encoding helix-turn-helix domain-containing protein, whose protein sequence is MMGNLVRLPTQEDAQQAKTTSRVLAKYADKDRLQLKICDVGQEKTEDLIVPGYALHLLLNILAEMAKGNAITVVPVHAELTTQEAASILNVSRPYLINLLEQNIIPFRKVGSHRRVLAEDVFKYKDQVDKDRLEALSQLVSQSQELDMGYN